Within Conexibacter woesei DSM 14684, the genomic segment GTCGGCGGCGGCACGCGCGCCCCGCTGTGGCCGCAGATCGTGAGCGACGTCGCGCAGACGGTCCAGCAGCTGCCCGAGCAGACGGTCGGCGCCGCCTACGGCGACGCGCTGCTGGCGGCGATCGCGACCGGCCTCGCGGAACCGGCGGACGACTGGACCCGAATCACCGGCGAGCTGCGGCCCGACGCGGCCGTCGCCGAACGCTACGACGAGCTCTACACGGCATATCGCGACCTGTACGCGGCGGCCGCGCCGGTGAACCACCGGCTGGCCGCGATGCAGACGCGAGGAGAGGCGAACAGAGATGGCTGAGATCGAGATCCGCGGCGTCACCAAGCGCTACCCGGACGGCACCGTCGCGATCCGCGACCTCTCGCTCGAGGTCGGAGCCGGCGAGCTGATGATCCTCGTCGGACCGTCGGGCTGCGGCAAGTCGACCGCGTTGCGGATGGTCGCCGGCCTGGAGCCGATCACCGAGGGCGAGCTGCTGATCGGCGGCCAGCTGGTCAACGACCGGCCGCCGAAGGAGCGCGACATCGCGATGGTGTTCCAGAACTACGCGCTCTACCCGCACATGACGGTCGAGCGGAACATGGGCTTCGCGCTCACGGTCGCGAAGGTCCCGAAGGCCGCCGTCGCCGAGCGCGTGCTGGAGGCGGCGCGCATCCTCGACCTCGAGGAGCACCTCGGCCGGCGCCCGGGACAGCTGTCGGGCGGTCAGCGCCAGCGGGTCGCGATGGGGCGCGCGATCGTGCGCGACCCGAAGGCGTTCCTGATGGACGAGCCGCTCTCCAACCTCGACGCGAAGCTGCGCGTGCAGATGCGCGTCGAGATCGCGCAGCTGCAGCGCCGGCTCGGCACGACGACGCTGTACGTCACGCACGATCAGACGGAGGCGATGACGCTCGGCGATCGGGTCGCCGTCCTGCGCGGCGGCGAGCTGCAGCAGGTCGCGACGCCGGCGCAGCTGTACGACACGCCCGCGAACGTCTTCGTCGCCGGCTTCATCGGCTCGCCGCCGATGAACCTCTTCGACGGAACGCTCGCCGACCGCGCGGTCGACACGCCGCTGGGGCGGCTGTCGCTGCCGGAGCCGCTGTGGGCGGCGGCCGGCGGCGAGGCGGCCGCGGCCGCGAGGCGCGCCGTCTCGGTCGGGATCCGGCCCGAGTCGTTCGCGGATCCGGCGCTCGGGGCACCACCCGCCGGCGCGGTCGAGGCGCAGCTCGACGTCGACCTCGTCGAGTCGGTCGGATCGGACCTCTACGTGTACGCGCGCGCGAACGCGACCGCGCTCGTCGCGCGGCTTCCGCCCGCCAGCGCCGCGGCGGCCGGCAACCCGATCCGCCTCGCGGTCGCGCCGGCCGCGGTGAAGCTGTTCGACGCGGAGAGCGGCCGAGCGATCCGGGCGTGAGCGGCGCGACGGCGGTCGGCTACGTCGCCCGGCCGCCCGGCGAGACGAGCCCGCTCTCGTAGGCGAGGATCACGGCGTGGACGCGATCGCGGACGCCGAGCTTGCTCAGCACCCGGCGGACATGGCTCTTGACGGTCGTCTCCTCGACCGCGAGCGCGTCGACGATCTCGCGGTTGGAGAGGCCCTGCGCCATCAGCAGGAGCACCTCCTGCTCGCGCGGCGTCAGCTCGGACAGGCGCGCATCCGACGACGGCCGCAGCACCGGCTGCTCGACGAGGCGGTCGATCACGCGGCGCGTCACCGACGGCGACAGCAGCGCGTCGCCGGCCGCGACCGTGTGGATCGCGCGCCGGAGGTCCTCTGGCGAGCTGCGCTTGAGCAGGAAGCCACTCGCGCCGGCGCGCAGCGCGCCGATCACGTAGTCGTCCTCCTCGAACGTCGTCAGGATCACGACCTTTGCGGCCGGCACGCGGGCGATCAGCTCACGCGTCGCCGCGATCCCGTCGAGGACGGGCATGCGCACGTCCATCAGCACCACGTCGGGACGCTGATGGACGGCGCGGCGCACTGCGACGTCGCCGTCGGCGGCCTCCCCCGCCAGTTCGAGCGTCGGATCGCTCGAGAGGATCAGGCCCAGCCCGCGCCGCACCAGCTCGTCGTCGTCGACGAGCATCACGCGCACCGGCGCGCTCGGGGGCGTGCTCACGCGCCGTCCTCCGCGCACGGCAGCGCCGCGCGCACACGGAAGCGGCCACCGTCGCGGCCAGCGTCGAACCGTCCTCCGAGCAGCTCGGCACGTTCACGCATGCCGGGGATGCCGTGCCCGCCGCCGGCGCGCGTCGCCGCCCGTCCGAGCACCGGGTTGGCGACGGTCAGCCGCAGCTCGCCGTCGCGCCGCTCGATCGTGACGTCGGCGCTGCCGCTGCCGTGGCGGGCCGCGTTCGTCAACGCCTCCTGGACGATGCGGTAGGCGGCGCGGTCGACGGCCGACGGCAGCGGCCGCTCGCCGGCGACGCGCGCGACGAGCCGCAGGTCGAGCCCGTCGGCGCGGTGGCGGTCGACAAGCTCCGGGATCCGGTCGACGCCCGGCTGCGGCGTCAGCGCCGCCGCGCCCTCGCGCCGCAGGCGCCCGAGGATGCCGTCGAGGTCGTCGATCGTCGTGCGCGCGATCGTCTCGATCGACGCGATCGCCTCCAGCGCGCGCTGGGGCTGCGTCGCGAGGACGGTTCGCGCCGCGCCGGCCTGGATCAGGATCGAGTTGATCGCGTGACCGGCGGAGTCATGCAGCTCGCGCGCGATTCGCGAGCGCTCCTCGGCGACCGCCAGGCGCTGCTCGCGTTCGCCGCGCTGGCGCGTCAGCCGGCGGCGGTCGATCACGAGCCAGCCGCCGCTCCACAGCAGCGCGGTCAGCAGGTAGTCGCCGGGCTCCGGCCCGAAGCGGACCCAGGCGAGCGCCACGAAGGCGGCGAACGCGGCCAGGGTCGGGATCGCGACGCGCACGAGATCGGGACGACGCGGATGATCGGCGAGCGTCGCCAGCGCGATCACGGGGCCGACCGGCTCCAGCACCGAGTAGTCGAGGCCGACCGTCGCCACGGAGGTGGCGAGCGCGATCCCGAGC encodes:
- a CDS encoding ABC transporter ATP-binding protein, with product MAEIEIRGVTKRYPDGTVAIRDLSLEVGAGELMILVGPSGCGKSTALRMVAGLEPITEGELLIGGQLVNDRPPKERDIAMVFQNYALYPHMTVERNMGFALTVAKVPKAAVAERVLEAARILDLEEHLGRRPGQLSGGQRQRVAMGRAIVRDPKAFLMDEPLSNLDAKLRVQMRVEIAQLQRRLGTTTLYVTHDQTEAMTLGDRVAVLRGGELQQVATPAQLYDTPANVFVAGFIGSPPMNLFDGTLADRAVDTPLGRLSLPEPLWAAAGGEAAAAARRAVSVGIRPESFADPALGAPPAGAVEAQLDVDLVESVGSDLYVYARANATALVARLPPASAAAAGNPIRLAVAPAAVKLFDAESGRAIRA
- a CDS encoding response regulator, which translates into the protein MSTPPSAPVRVMLVDDDELVRRGLGLILSSDPTLELAGEAADGDVAVRRAVHQRPDVVLMDVRMPVLDGIAATRELIARVPAAKVVILTTFEEDDYVIGALRAGASGFLLKRSSPEDLRRAIHTVAAGDALLSPSVTRRVIDRLVEQPVLRPSSDARLSELTPREQEVLLLMAQGLSNREIVDALAVEETTVKSHVRRVLSKLGVRDRVHAVILAYESGLVSPGGRAT
- a CDS encoding sensor histidine kinase, encoding MARLANSLSPTARRRTIDAALALVVLAITLVQLGSQSFGEKADVARGVDALGVALCLLMALPLLWRRRAPVAVLGIALATSVATVGLDYSVLEPVGPVIALATLADHPRRPDLVRVAIPTLAAFAAFVALAWVRFGPEPGDYLLTALLWSGGWLVIDRRRLTRQRGEREQRLAVAEERSRIARELHDSAGHAINSILIQAGAARTVLATQPQRALEAIASIETIARTTIDDLDGILGRLRREGAAALTPQPGVDRIPELVDRHRADGLDLRLVARVAGERPLPSAVDRAAYRIVQEALTNAARHGSGSADVTIERRDGELRLTVANPVLGRAATRAGGGHGIPGMRERAELLGGRFDAGRDGGRFRVRAALPCAEDGA